One genomic segment of Culturomica massiliensis includes these proteins:
- a CDS encoding N-6 DNA methylase, with product MGYNKLTSLSANIKAIETAVAIHSQGRTATQEEKQVLAQYSGFGGIKDVLDLGTDKPLDKGLAGLLNRLLDALRTLAGGDEAACRSLVESIKSSVLTAFYTPQFLIDAVAAQIHKTFSANGLQMQSFLEPSAGIGGFLPVAMPGTRSYAFEKDTITGLVLSLLHEDATAVTAGFETIGTQELEHRKFDVIASNIPFGNFRVFDADLWKKGGIYEQATKTIHNYFFVKAMELLSDGGLLAFVTSRGVADTAGNKFVREYLVNHADLISAVRLPDALFMQTSGIEVGSDLLIFQKHTNKAALSAREQMFLQVGKEMYDMNGTMTENANRLFSMPKTVLATDSRIVMNQHGKYVRKHQWLGSDAAMAQYLSALLKYDFDRYFRKILFGQQGEASVQMSLFGMQETTALSVNRGRRAYTEKLEDWMKSGTLVMFEGQIGTVVFRKSSHYADVAVDFVPVDEGKVNMERAADYFPVREAYFMLSVRERDLQTEQTAIRERLNTLYDAFVAKWGFFHENDNKEFIMLDSLGVEVFTIEMQLGGDIVKADIMREPVAFTKIVTDRILQPSEALASSLNFYGKVEMDYIMRSTGLSDEDVIAALQGEIFYNPVTDEWEHKGKFIAGNVIAKCTEFVSCIPDLSERQQQWTEISVKALENATPETIPYEELDINMGERWIDPQLYADFAAELFGVEAEVMYFDVNDTYVVRLKGYSPAAYNTYSVRNFNGEDLFVHALHDTVPEITKEVYRNGDKVRVPDEEAIQEAATKIQEIRSNFNQWLDARPLEVRDELVRIYNERFNCYVRPAYDGSAQTFPQLSFEQFPYNELYPSQKDAIWMIKQLGGGICWHEVGTGKTMIMCVSAYEMKRLGLVQKPLIIGLKANVHEIADTFRKAYPNAKVLYPGKEDFTPANRREVFSKIKNNNWDCIILTHEQFSKIPQSEETMIEIFTEELYDVERSLEVLEQSTMRYRSRKMQKGLEVRQENLKAKLSELRKKLDDRKDDTVDFHSMGIDHIFVDECHMFKNLMFQTRHNRVAGIGNTKGSQRAMNLLFAIRDIQHRTGRDLGATFLSGTVVVNALTELYVMFKYLRPRELKRQQISCFDAWAAIFTKKTADYELNVTGAIKRKERFRTYIKVPELAMFMREITDYRTADMIHLDVPEKNVRFLSHAPTIEQEEMIGRLVSFAGSGNWEDLGLDTIEPDNLDKAKMLIATNVARKMALDMRLLGNKFHDDADNKASICARTIYDYYVRSAANKGTQFVFSDLSTYKPNEWNIYTDIKEKLARLGIPADEIQFIQCATTERARKRLFEDMNSGRVRVLFGSTSMLGTGVNAQQRAVAVHHLEIPWRPADMEQRNGRAVRKGNTVKLWGGNVVDIIIYGTEKTLDAYKFNLLKNKQMFINQINNGTIAVRRIDEDCMDEDSGMNFAEFVAILSGNTDLLNKAKLDNKIMQLEKEQAIFKKERIRAERKIAANTEAVGKAERIVAQVEQDMEYIASYSGNRETLLLNLPQATREETGRELHRIAKTYRGEAYRTIGSYMGLNLLVRSEYTLSGSFDRNAFFVEGVSGLKYRCGVSGALPLGFAESARYPQAALERMPSLIEKQQKQIAMLQHEIPTLQEITARKWSKAEELERLKQGCKELQQRIDEALKEAERPQSEVPEEENTVRAA from the coding sequence ATGGGTTACAACAAATTGACATCATTATCGGCCAACATCAAGGCCATAGAGACAGCAGTAGCTATCCACTCGCAGGGCAGGACAGCCACGCAAGAGGAAAAACAGGTATTGGCGCAGTATTCAGGTTTCGGCGGTATCAAGGATGTACTGGACTTGGGTACAGACAAGCCGCTTGACAAAGGGCTTGCCGGGCTTTTGAACCGTCTGCTGGATGCGTTAAGGACACTTGCAGGGGGTGACGAGGCAGCTTGCCGTTCGCTTGTTGAAAGCATCAAGTCATCTGTATTGACAGCGTTCTATACGCCGCAATTCCTGATTGACGCAGTGGCAGCACAAATACACAAGACATTTTCTGCCAACGGCTTGCAGATGCAAAGTTTTCTTGAACCGAGCGCAGGCATCGGCGGTTTCCTGCCTGTAGCCATGCCCGGCACACGCAGCTATGCTTTTGAGAAAGACACCATTACAGGACTTGTACTTTCGCTGCTGCATGAGGACGCAACCGCCGTAACGGCAGGGTTTGAAACGATAGGCACACAGGAGCTGGAGCATCGGAAATTCGATGTCATTGCGTCAAACATTCCTTTCGGCAACTTCCGTGTCTTCGATGCCGACCTGTGGAAAAAGGGCGGTATCTACGAACAGGCCACAAAGACCATTCACAACTATTTTTTTGTCAAGGCTATGGAACTGCTTTCTGATGGCGGTCTGCTTGCCTTTGTCACTTCAAGAGGTGTGGCCGACACGGCAGGAAATAAGTTTGTACGTGAGTATCTGGTGAACCATGCCGACCTTATCAGCGCAGTACGTTTGCCTGACGCTCTTTTCATGCAGACAAGCGGTATCGAGGTGGGCAGCGACCTGCTCATATTCCAGAAGCATACCAATAAGGCGGCACTCTCCGCACGTGAACAGATGTTTTTGCAGGTGGGCAAAGAAATGTACGACATGAACGGAACGATGACCGAAAATGCCAACAGGCTGTTTTCCATGCCGAAGACCGTACTGGCGACCGACAGCCGTATTGTGATGAACCAGCACGGCAAATATGTACGCAAACACCAGTGGCTCGGCTCTGATGCGGCCATGGCACAATACCTTTCCGCTTTGCTCAAATACGACTTTGACCGGTATTTCCGCAAAATACTTTTCGGACAGCAGGGCGAAGCGTCCGTGCAGATGTCGCTGTTCGGGATGCAGGAGACGACCGCACTCTCCGTAAACAGAGGACGGAGAGCCTACACGGAAAAACTCGAGGACTGGATGAAAAGCGGTACATTGGTAATGTTCGAGGGGCAGATTGGTACGGTCGTGTTCCGCAAATCAAGCCACTATGCCGATGTGGCCGTGGATTTCGTTCCGGTGGACGAGGGAAAGGTCAATATGGAGCGTGCAGCCGACTATTTCCCTGTCCGTGAAGCGTATTTCATGCTTTCTGTCAGGGAAAGGGATCTGCAGACCGAACAGACGGCCATACGTGAGCGGCTGAACACGCTGTATGATGCCTTTGTAGCCAAATGGGGATTTTTCCATGAGAACGACAACAAGGAGTTTATCATGCTTGACAGCCTCGGTGTCGAGGTGTTCACTATCGAAATGCAGCTTGGCGGCGATATAGTCAAGGCTGACATTATGCGTGAGCCTGTAGCTTTCACAAAGATTGTGACTGACCGCATTTTACAGCCGTCGGAAGCGCTGGCAAGCAGCCTCAATTTCTACGGCAAGGTGGAAATGGACTATATCATGCGCTCTACCGGCCTGTCTGATGAAGATGTAATCGCAGCGTTGCAGGGCGAGATATTCTACAATCCTGTTACGGATGAATGGGAACACAAAGGCAAGTTCATTGCAGGCAACGTGATAGCTAAATGCACGGAATTTGTTTCCTGCATTCCCGACCTTTCGGAGAGGCAGCAGCAATGGACGGAAATATCCGTCAAGGCACTGGAGAACGCAACGCCCGAAACAATTCCCTATGAAGAGCTGGATATAAACATGGGCGAGCGTTGGATTGACCCGCAGCTTTACGCCGACTTTGCGGCAGAACTTTTCGGGGTGGAAGCCGAAGTGATGTACTTTGATGTCAACGATACCTATGTAGTGCGTCTGAAAGGTTACTCCCCGGCAGCATACAACACCTATTCCGTGCGCAATTTCAACGGTGAAGACCTGTTTGTCCATGCCTTGCATGACACAGTGCCGGAGATAACCAAAGAAGTGTATCGCAACGGCGACAAGGTACGTGTGCCCGACGAGGAAGCCATTCAGGAAGCGGCCACCAAGATACAGGAAATCCGCAGCAATTTCAACCAGTGGCTCGATGCCCGTCCTCTGGAAGTCAGGGATGAACTGGTACGCATATACAACGAGCGTTTCAACTGCTATGTCCGTCCGGCCTATGACGGTTCGGCACAGACCTTTCCGCAGCTTTCCTTTGAGCAGTTCCCGTACAACGAACTCTACCCGTCACAGAAAGACGCAATCTGGATGATTAAGCAACTTGGTGGCGGTATCTGCTGGCACGAAGTAGGCACAGGCAAAACCATGATTATGTGCGTCTCGGCCTATGAAATGAAGCGTCTGGGATTGGTACAGAAGCCTCTGATTATCGGCCTGAAAGCGAATGTACACGAAATTGCCGACACGTTCCGCAAGGCATACCCGAACGCAAAAGTCCTGTACCCGGGCAAGGAAGATTTCACACCGGCCAACCGCAGAGAGGTATTTTCCAAAATCAAGAACAACAACTGGGATTGCATCATCCTGACGCACGAGCAATTCTCCAAGATACCGCAGTCCGAGGAAACCATGATAGAGATATTCACAGAAGAGCTTTACGATGTGGAGCGAAGCCTTGAAGTGTTGGAACAGTCCACCATGCGCTACCGTAGCCGCAAGATGCAGAAAGGGCTGGAAGTGAGACAGGAAAATTTGAAGGCGAAGCTGTCCGAGCTTCGTAAAAAACTGGACGACCGCAAGGATGATACCGTGGACTTTCATTCAATGGGTATAGACCACATCTTTGTCGATGAATGCCACATGTTCAAGAACCTAATGTTCCAGACACGCCACAACAGGGTGGCAGGTATCGGCAATACAAAAGGCTCGCAAAGGGCAATGAACCTGCTGTTTGCCATCCGTGACATCCAGCACCGCACAGGCCGTGACCTTGGGGCGACTTTTTTGTCCGGTACGGTGGTGGTAAATGCGCTGACAGAGCTTTATGTGATGTTCAAGTATTTGCGCCCACGTGAACTCAAGCGTCAGCAGATTAGCTGTTTCGATGCCTGGGCGGCCATATTTACCAAAAAGACAGCCGACTATGAGCTGAACGTGACAGGGGCAATCAAGCGCAAGGAGCGTTTCCGCACTTATATCAAAGTGCCGGAACTGGCGATGTTCATGCGTGAAATCACCGACTACCGTACAGCCGACATGATACATCTTGATGTGCCGGAGAAAAATGTCCGCTTCCTCTCTCATGCGCCGACAATCGAGCAGGAAGAAATGATCGGACGTCTCGTTTCCTTTGCAGGTAGTGGAAACTGGGAAGACCTCGGGCTTGACACGATCGAGCCGGACAACCTCGACAAGGCAAAGATGCTCATCGCTACCAATGTGGCACGCAAGATGGCTCTCGACATGCGCCTTTTGGGTAACAAATTCCACGACGATGCGGACAACAAGGCTTCCATCTGTGCCCGGACCATCTATGACTATTATGTACGCTCGGCGGCCAATAAGGGTACGCAGTTTGTCTTCAGTGACCTTTCCACTTACAAGCCGAACGAGTGGAACATCTATACCGACATCAAGGAGAAACTGGCACGGCTCGGCATTCCGGCTGACGAAATCCAGTTTATCCAGTGCGCTACCACGGAGAGAGCGAGAAAACGGCTGTTTGAAGACATGAACAGCGGCAGGGTGCGTGTTCTCTTCGGCTCTACATCCATGCTCGGTACAGGAGTGAACGCCCAGCAGCGGGCTGTGGCGGTGCATCATCTGGAGATACCATGGAGACCTGCCGACATGGAGCAGCGCAACGGTCGTGCGGTACGCAAGGGCAACACCGTGAAACTCTGGGGCGGTAACGTGGTGGACATAATCATCTATGGAACAGAGAAGACTTTGGATGCCTACAAGTTCAACCTGCTCAAGAACAAGCAGATGTTTATCAACCAGATAAACAACGGCACTATTGCCGTGCGCCGCATCGACGAGGACTGCATGGACGAGGACAGCGGAATGAACTTTGCCGAGTTCGTGGCTATTCTTTCAGGAAATACCGACCTTTTGAACAAGGCCAAGCTCGACAACAAAATCATGCAGCTGGAGAAAGAACAGGCCATATTCAAGAAAGAGCGCATCCGTGCGGAGCGTAAGATTGCGGCCAACACGGAAGCTGTCGGCAAGGCAGAGCGCATCGTGGCGCAGGTCGAGCAGGATATGGAGTATATCGCATCCTATAGCGGCAACAGGGAAACGCTGTTGCTCAATCTGCCGCAGGCTACCCGGGAAGAGACAGGCCGTGAACTGCACCGCATAGCCAAGACATACAGGGGCGAGGCTTACCGTACCATTGGCAGCTATATGGGGCTGAATCTGCTTGTCCGCAGCGAGTACACCCTTTCCGGCTCGTTCGACCGTAACGCTTTCTTTGTAGAGGGCGTAAGCGGACTGAAATACCGCTGTGGCGTGTCGGGTGCCCTGCCGTTGGGATTTGCCGAATCGGCACGATACCCGCAGGCCGCACTTGAAAGGATGCCGTCTTTGATAGAGAAGCAGCAGAAACAGATAGCCATGCTGCAGCACGAAATACCGACCTTGCAGGAAATCACCGCCCGGAAGTGGAGCAAGGCGGAAGAACTGGAGCGGTTGAAACAGGGATGTAAGGAATTGCAGCAGCGGATTGACGAGGCACTCAAGGAAGCCGAGCGTCCGCAGTCCGAAGTTCCCGAAGAAGAAAATACTGTCAGGGCTGCCTGA
- a CDS encoding DUF4377 domain-containing protein, giving the protein MNKFVISFLLITAFLAVSCSDDEPKDVVNEIKMSVSAETGTYIPWGSDIPVECMLVMSEDNPGVWEPLGFNSIKWFTYERGHEYYLSVERTILANPPMDGSDRTYSLLRILEDRIVTEPEIPVDKEINSEEDIEYYDMCPFNKYAIEKEIIVNENGEISYSDGHNLPSYDNARIWLECILDKADPNWIQFNKIPYMAIYSFVLSPLTDEIRLVRNESSGPMFKEVIPESEFAHITQSMKPGEELRYALILANVYKKGLQKLEFTIKKQ; this is encoded by the coding sequence ATGAACAAATTTGTTATTTCGTTTCTCCTAATCACCGCTTTCCTTGCAGTGAGTTGCAGCGATGATGAGCCGAAAGATGTTGTCAATGAAATCAAGATGTCCGTTTCTGCTGAAACAGGTACGTACATACCATGGGGCAGTGATATTCCTGTTGAGTGTATGCTTGTTATGTCTGAAGACAATCCCGGAGTATGGGAGCCACTCGGATTTAATAGTATTAAATGGTTTACATACGAAAGAGGACATGAATATTACCTTTCGGTGGAGCGGACTATCCTTGCCAATCCTCCAATGGATGGTTCAGACCGAACCTATTCTCTATTGAGAATTCTTGAAGACCGTATTGTCACAGAGCCGGAGATACCTGTAGATAAAGAAATCAATTCGGAGGAAGACATTGAGTACTATGATATGTGCCCCTTTAACAAGTATGCCATAGAAAAGGAAATCATTGTCAATGAGAATGGAGAAATTTCCTATTCCGATGGTCACAACCTTCCGTCTTATGATAATGCCCGCATTTGGTTAGAGTGTATTCTTGATAAGGCAGATCCGAATTGGATTCAATTCAATAAAATACCCTATATGGCAATCTATTCATTTGTATTGTCACCGCTTACGGATGAAATACGGCTGGTGCGCAACGAATCATCCGGTCCAATGTTCAAGGAGGTCATTCCTGAAAGTGAGTTTGCCCATATCACCCAATCCATGAAGCCGGGCGAAGAACTCCGTTACGCTCTCATCCTTGCCAATGTCTATAAGAAGGGACTTCAGAAACTGGAATTTACGATAAAGAAACAATAG
- a CDS encoding DUF7688 family protein — protein MKEEIRQDGRTILSSEDGFSIRMFFNNLSGKNFSGKEYRDYVRNIAFGEMGFRPGTIELYCDGKKVRTGTLPEL, from the coding sequence ATGAAAGAAGAAATCAGACAGGACGGCAGGACAATACTGTCAAGTGAAGACGGATTCAGCATCCGCATGTTTTTCAACAACCTGAGCGGAAAGAACTTTTCCGGAAAGGAGTACCGGGACTATGTCAGAAACATAGCCTTTGGCGAAATGGGATTCAGACCGGGAACAATCGAACTCTATTGCGACGGGAAGAAAGTCAGAACAGGCACGCTTCCCGAACTTTGA
- a CDS encoding M23 family metallopeptidase: MRKILWMIISGISLSLIPAMAQFNTVSSASDYYREESVQAATKDKETASDNTGSGKGVSENTDKSGARGDVQRQMVVERYLSVSYPLPRIKVTSPYGYRKDPFTGKRKFHGGIDLQARGDKVLAMMAGTVVKVGQDKTSGKYVTLQHGNCMISYCHLSKILVARGTAVRPRDAVGITGSTGRSTGEHLHITCRLNGKSVDPAILFEHVRRVQQECVSALAEL, encoded by the coding sequence ATGAGAAAAATTTTATGGATGATTATATCAGGCATTTCGCTCAGTCTGATACCGGCAATGGCACAATTCAATACAGTTTCCTCCGCTTCCGATTACTATCGGGAGGAAAGTGTGCAGGCGGCCACCAAGGACAAGGAAACAGCTTCAGACAATACGGGTTCCGGGAAAGGTGTATCGGAAAACACCGATAAATCCGGGGCTCGCGGCGATGTGCAAAGGCAGATGGTGGTTGAGCGTTACCTGAGTGTCAGTTATCCGTTACCGAGAATCAAGGTGACTTCTCCATACGGTTACAGGAAAGACCCCTTTACCGGCAAGCGTAAATTTCATGGGGGAATCGATTTGCAGGCACGTGGCGACAAGGTGCTGGCGATGATGGCGGGAACTGTCGTAAAGGTCGGGCAGGACAAGACTTCCGGCAAGTATGTTACGCTGCAGCACGGGAACTGCATGATCAGCTATTGCCACCTTTCAAAGATTCTCGTAGCCAGGGGAACAGCCGTCCGGCCGCGTGATGCGGTCGGTATTACCGGCTCTACAGGGCGCAGCACGGGAGAACACCTGCATATCACCTGCCGCCTCAATGGCAAGAGTGTCGATCCCGCAATCCTTTTTGAGCATGTCAGGAGAGTACAGCAGGAATGTGTTTCGGCACTGGCCGAACTATGA
- a CDS encoding DUF4099 domain-containing protein, with translation MKKAHFEFEEIPFSTLARFGLTQEMIEDLPMHVLDDIYNGRHSPVLPVRVTDEHGETVESRTRFALIRMEGGQTDVVFYPALKSSPLERFDETQQKQLLEGKAIIADVETADGRHNKAFVQIDTGTKQVMYVPTPIIGRNLQVLAEELHLGATEVNGMQHGDPLTLVVDDEPVTVGIDLHSKTGIRFCTGDEQRWREQSKREWDKYTFGCYGCWVMDDDGNLDYVPEEEYTEELWNEQKKAGERNRSAAIHK, from the coding sequence ATGAAAAAGGCGCATTTTGAATTTGAAGAGATTCCCTTTTCGACGCTTGCCCGATTCGGGCTCACGCAGGAGATGATCGAGGATCTGCCGATGCACGTCCTTGATGATATTTACAACGGACGCCATTCGCCCGTTCTTCCCGTGCGTGTCACCGACGAGCACGGAGAAACGGTGGAAAGCCGTACCCGATTCGCTCTTATCCGCATGGAGGGTGGCCAGACGGACGTGGTCTTCTATCCGGCATTAAAATCTTCGCCGCTGGAACGCTTTGACGAAACGCAGCAGAAACAGTTGCTTGAGGGCAAGGCCATCATCGCGGATGTGGAAACCGCTGACGGCAGGCACAACAAGGCTTTCGTCCAGATTGACACGGGGACGAAGCAGGTCATGTATGTTCCCACGCCCATCATCGGGCGCAATCTGCAGGTGCTGGCCGAGGAGCTGCATCTCGGTGCAACAGAGGTGAACGGAATGCAGCACGGAGATCCGCTGACGCTGGTCGTGGACGATGAGCCCGTCACGGTAGGTATTGACCTTCATTCCAAGACCGGTATCCGTTTCTGTACCGGCGACGAGCAGCGATGGAGGGAACAGTCCAAGCGTGAATGGGACAAATACACGTTCGGCTGTTACGGTTGCTGGGTCATGGATGATGACGGAAACCTCGACTATGTTCCGGAAGAGGAATATACCGAAGAGTTGTGGAACGAACAGAAAAAAGCCGGGGAACGCAACCGCTCGGCAGCTATTCACAAATAA
- a CDS encoding toprim domain-containing protein produces MRNGDLTYDDFLQRLNIQDILIDAGYHLNKRDGLRYPSYVRMDSEGRRIRGDKFIVMPNGKCCFKAQEQKVYNIISFIKEYPQFFAEYRAGVSPDRLVNLVCNRLLNHPIEERSTRIIQPKRDVKPFDITDYEIHRFNPQDRDTQKKFYPFFKHRGIDLYTQYAFHRDFYLATKVREDGTRYTNLAFPMSLPKDPGTVVGLEERGRPRPDGSGSYKGKAEGSNSSEGLWIANLKGDLDSVGGVAWFESAYDAMAFYQLNREQIKSNPDLSRKSVYVSTGGTPTEGQIKGMLAATPEAHHYLCFDNDAAGRLFVEKFKAIAGQMNISPENIREFPILPCYKDWNDALLGKTNPEYLKETEGLVNPIEVRHSGQDEEERQTSYHR; encoded by the coding sequence ATGAGGAACGGAGACCTTACATACGATGATTTTCTACAGAGACTGAACATTCAGGACATACTCATTGACGCGGGCTATCATCTGAACAAGCGTGACGGTCTGCGTTATCCGTCGTATGTGCGGATGGACAGCGAAGGCCGTCGTATCCGTGGCGACAAGTTCATCGTGATGCCGAACGGCAAGTGCTGTTTCAAGGCACAGGAACAGAAAGTCTATAACATCATATCCTTCATCAAGGAATACCCGCAGTTTTTCGCGGAATACCGGGCAGGAGTATCTCCGGACCGGCTTGTCAATCTCGTGTGCAACCGGTTGCTGAACCATCCCATCGAGGAACGCAGTACACGGATTATCCAGCCGAAACGTGACGTGAAACCGTTCGACATAACGGATTACGAGATTCACAGGTTCAACCCTCAGGACAGGGATACGCAGAAGAAGTTCTATCCTTTCTTCAAACACCGTGGAATCGACCTCTACACACAGTATGCCTTCCACCGAGATTTCTACCTGGCGACAAAAGTCCGTGAAGACGGGACCCGATACACGAACCTTGCCTTTCCGATGTCTTTGCCCAAAGACCCGGGGACGGTTGTCGGCCTTGAGGAACGAGGCCGCCCGCGTCCGGACGGCAGCGGCAGTTACAAGGGCAAGGCTGAGGGCAGCAATTCAAGCGAGGGGCTGTGGATAGCCAACCTTAAGGGTGACCTGGATTCCGTCGGCGGAGTGGCATGGTTTGAAAGTGCCTATGACGCGATGGCCTTCTATCAGCTCAACCGGGAACAGATCAAGAGCAACCCGGACCTATCCAGGAAGAGCGTGTATGTATCTACCGGCGGTACCCCTACAGAGGGTCAGATCAAGGGTATGCTTGCCGCCACACCGGAGGCACACCATTACCTCTGTTTCGACAATGATGCCGCCGGACGGCTGTTCGTGGAAAAGTTCAAGGCAATAGCCGGACAGATGAACATTTCCCCGGAAAATATCAGAGAATTTCCCATTCTGCCTTGCTACAAGGACTGGAACGATGCGTTGCTTGGCAAGACCAATCCCGAGTACCTCAAAGAGACCGAGGGGCTGGTCAATCCGATTGAAGTACGGCATTCAGGACAGGACGAGGAAGAACGGCAGACCAGTTATCACAGATAA
- a CDS encoding PH domain-containing protein, translating to MQTDRLFRTHVFVPHTGQFVINELPILVLCCAGWVFGGIDGLPFTTLSMWVALLLSLFLVYRFIYLRRIRYRIGSEQLVCEHGIIWRKTDYMELYRIVDFTENQSLLQQLCGLKTVSIFSMDRNTPRLDLTGIRRRDDIVTLVRERVEYNKRKKGIYEITNH from the coding sequence ATGCAGACAGACCGTTTATTCCGCACTCATGTGTTTGTGCCCCACACCGGACAGTTCGTCATCAACGAGCTGCCCATTCTTGTGTTATGCTGTGCAGGATGGGTCTTTGGCGGAATTGACGGCTTGCCGTTCACGACTCTGTCCATGTGGGTCGCCCTTCTGCTTTCCCTGTTCCTGGTGTACAGGTTCATCTATCTACGACGCATACGCTATCGCATCGGGTCCGAACAGCTCGTGTGCGAGCATGGCATCATCTGGCGTAAGACAGATTATATGGAATTATACCGTATCGTGGACTTCACGGAAAATCAAAGCCTGCTGCAGCAGCTTTGCGGGCTGAAGACGGTGAGCATTTTCTCGATGGACCGGAATACCCCCAGGCTTGATCTGACCGGTATCCGGCGCAGGGATGACATAGTAACACTTGTCCGCGAACGGGTGGAATACAACAAAAGAAAAAAGGGAATATATGAGATCACGAATCATTAA
- a CDS encoding M23 family metallopeptidase — MKYTEEMILHSESGYCMPFEEPQGKEVEMTLGYGEQTDPGTGKPFFHHGIDFNARYYRLSAVASGIVSGVGNDPVHGICQTIRYGEYEVTYGHLSNVFAQFGQRVKAGQTVALSGDRLHVEARFKGEELNPLEFLTMLYGNIRALRQAGGHETAAFPDLEMSVKTDYDKDKREIEELMLRFLPYYMEDLQRGAYVLPEHTEQSLRHIFTMGAMREYFYENMPSMANPLGLGHKSIPLVSKVQNLLIADFLHYLALRHNVYLSTMSGDIKKNSMTKP; from the coding sequence ATGAAATATACAGAAGAAATGATACTTCACTCCGAGAGCGGCTACTGTATGCCTTTCGAGGAGCCCCAGGGCAAGGAGGTGGAAATGACTCTCGGTTACGGCGAACAGACCGACCCGGGAACGGGCAAGCCGTTTTTCCACCATGGCATTGACTTCAACGCCCGATATTACAGGCTGTCTGCCGTCGCGAGCGGAATCGTGTCAGGGGTCGGCAATGATCCGGTACACGGGATATGCCAGACTATCCGGTACGGGGAATATGAGGTGACATACGGACACCTGTCAAATGTCTTTGCGCAGTTCGGTCAACGCGTGAAAGCCGGTCAGACTGTGGCCTTGAGCGGTGACAGGCTGCACGTCGAAGCCCGGTTCAAGGGAGAGGAACTGAACCCGCTGGAGTTCCTGACCATGCTTTACGGCAACATCCGTGCGCTTCGTCAGGCGGGAGGACATGAAACGGCGGCATTCCCGGATCTGGAAATGAGCGTGAAGACCGATTACGACAAGGACAAACGGGAAATCGAGGAACTGATGCTGCGTTTCCTGCCGTACTACATGGAGGATCTGCAACGCGGAGCCTACGTGTTGCCCGAGCACACGGAGCAGTCCCTGCGCCACATCTTCACCATGGGGGCGATGAGAGAATATTTCTACGAGAACATGCCGAGCATGGCCAATCCTCTCGGACTGGGGCATAAATCCATTCCGCTGGTCAGCAAGGTACAGAACCTGCTCATCGCTGATTTCCTGCATTACCTGGCCCTGCGTCACAACGTGTACCTCTCCACCATGAGCGGAGACATAAAAAAAAACTCCATGACGAAGCCGTAA